The Ruminococcus bovis genome includes a region encoding these proteins:
- a CDS encoding transporter substrate-binding domain-containing protein, which produces MKKVLALVLCAVMAVLVTACGSSSSDYEYIKDKGELVVGITDYAPMNYKDDKGNWTGFDTEFAQAVGKKMGVKVKFIEIDWDNKFMELNTKSIDCAWNGMTITNEVKKNTSVTDAYAKNEQVVVMKKDELNKYKDVKSLSKLKFAVESGSAGEAAAKDNNLKYTPVSAQSDTLLEVKSGSVDACIIDSTMADAMTGKGTSYETLGHSLSLTKEEYGVGFRKKSDMTEKFNQYIKDLTKDGTLEKLSKKYNVALCK; this is translated from the coding sequence ATGAAAAAAGTATTAGCATTAGTATTATGTGCAGTTATGGCTGTGCTTGTTACTGCTTGTGGCAGTTCAAGCTCTGACTATGAATACATCAAGGATAAGGGTGAATTGGTTGTAGGTATTACAGACTATGCTCCAATGAACTATAAAGACGATAAGGGCAACTGGACAGGTTTTGATACAGAATTTGCTCAGGCTGTCGGTAAGAAAATGGGCGTTAAGGTTAAGTTTATTGAAATCGACTGGGATAACAAGTTTATGGAACTTAACACAAAGTCAATTGACTGTGCTTGGAACGGTATGACAATCACAAATGAAGTTAAGAAGAACACAAGTGTTACTGATGCTTATGCTAAGAATGAACAGGTTGTTGTTATGAAGAAGGATGAACTTAACAAGTACAAGGATGTTAAGTCACTTTCAAAGCTAAAGTTTGCAGTTGAATCAGGTTCTGCAGGTGAAGCTGCTGCTAAGGATAACAACCTAAAGTATACTCCTGTATCAGCACAGAGTGATACACTTCTAGAAGTTAAGTCAGGTTCTGTTGATGCTTGTATTATTGACAGCACAATGGCTGACGCTATGACAGGTAAGGGTACAAGCTATGAAACACTTGGTCACAGCCTATCTCTAACTAAGGAAGAATACGGTGTTGGTTTCCGTAAGAAATCTGATATGACAGAAAAGTTCAATCAGTACATTAAGGACTTAACTAAGGATGGCACACTTGAAAAGCTATCTAAGAAATATAATGTTGCACTTTGTAAGTAA